In Silene latifolia isolate original U9 population chromosome 3, ASM4854445v1, whole genome shotgun sequence, a single window of DNA contains:
- the LOC141647582 gene encoding uncharacterized protein LOC141647582 isoform X1: MLTANSATTQPSHHSKHGFRKPLQPRNIIIFPNSNSNSTQITKSPKKCQINNSFSFFPINNDHSNKENFRVLANPVETIDASLAEELTAVRLKMERLRLDREKTEKLLEEREKFLDFQLYELEERGELQRELEMEVDRLFRLNQLKHASMQKMSPIPLREKAMEKKKNKEGLFESARTEESKVESVGGRSTTESTSLSMDSTIMGSPSTSIESIAESVISLAKVELRKFI; encoded by the exons ATGCTTACGGCCAATTCCGCGACGACTCAACCGTCCCACCACTCAAAACACGGCTTCCGAAAACCCTTACAGCCCAGAAACATCATCATTTTcccaaattcaaattcaaattcaaCCCAAATCACAAAATCACCTAAGAAATGTCAAATTAACAATTCCTTCTCATTCTTCCCAATTAATAATGACCATTCTAATAAGGAAAATTTCCGGGTTTTGGCTAATCCGGTCGAGACCATTGATGCATCTTTAGCTGAAGAGCTGACTGCTGTCAGGCTAAAGATGGAGAGGTTAAGGTTAGATAGAGAAAAGACTGAGAAATTACTTGAAGAAAGAGAAAAGTTCCTTGATTTTCAATTGTATGAGTTGGAGGAACGAGGTGAGCTCCAAAGAGAGCTCGAAATGGAGGTTGATCGGCTTTTTCGATTGAATCAGCTCAAGCATGCTTCTATG CAGAAGATGTCTCCAATTCCGTTGCGAGAGAAGGCAatggagaagaagaagaataaggaAGGACTATTTGAG aGTGCGAGAACAGAAGAAAGTAAAGTAGAATCGGTTGGTGGAAGGAGCACAACGGAGAGTACAAGCTTGAGTATGGATAGCACAATAATGGGGTCACCATCGACATCCATTGAGAGCATAGCCGAAAGCGTTATTAGT
- the LOC141647582 gene encoding uncharacterized protein LOC141647582 isoform X2 — protein sequence MLTANSATTQPSHHSKHGFRKPLQPRNIIIFPNSNSNSTQITKSPKKCQINNSFSFFPINNDHSNKENFRVLANPVETIDASLAEELTAVRLKMERLRLDREKTEKLLEEREKFLDFQLYELEERGELQRELEMEVDRLFRLNQLKHASMKMSPIPLREKAMEKKKNKEGLFESARTEESKVESVGGRSTTESTSLSMDSTIMGSPSTSIESIAESVISLAKVELRKFI from the exons ATGCTTACGGCCAATTCCGCGACGACTCAACCGTCCCACCACTCAAAACACGGCTTCCGAAAACCCTTACAGCCCAGAAACATCATCATTTTcccaaattcaaattcaaattcaaCCCAAATCACAAAATCACCTAAGAAATGTCAAATTAACAATTCCTTCTCATTCTTCCCAATTAATAATGACCATTCTAATAAGGAAAATTTCCGGGTTTTGGCTAATCCGGTCGAGACCATTGATGCATCTTTAGCTGAAGAGCTGACTGCTGTCAGGCTAAAGATGGAGAGGTTAAGGTTAGATAGAGAAAAGACTGAGAAATTACTTGAAGAAAGAGAAAAGTTCCTTGATTTTCAATTGTATGAGTTGGAGGAACGAGGTGAGCTCCAAAGAGAGCTCGAAATGGAGGTTGATCGGCTTTTTCGATTGAATCAGCTCAAGCATGCTTCTATG AAGATGTCTCCAATTCCGTTGCGAGAGAAGGCAatggagaagaagaagaataaggaAGGACTATTTGAG aGTGCGAGAACAGAAGAAAGTAAAGTAGAATCGGTTGGTGGAAGGAGCACAACGGAGAGTACAAGCTTGAGTATGGATAGCACAATAATGGGGTCACCATCGACATCCATTGAGAGCATAGCCGAAAGCGTTATTAGT